A part of Daphnia pulex isolate KAP4 chromosome 6, ASM2113471v1 genomic DNA contains:
- the LOC124195915 gene encoding actin-associated protein FAM107A-like isoform X3, whose translation MIPEPDYNEDDRPNYRRIYNNFNNNNINENMKERLGGGGVVMDKEGLVVPRKPPNPCIASMERRDLHRELAFHQKTGKAVLNQKSELQRALQKQREVQSRKEVEKERLSTRSALEITLEKRAQRLEELERGFTTNESKQQPMSPESNNEFLRMHAKLRGRVERTAAMP comes from the exons ATGATTCCCGAACCGGACTACAATGAGGACGACAGACCAAACTACCGACGAATTTacaacaatttcaacaacaacaacatcaacgaGAATATGAAGGAACGCTTGGGCGGCGGAGGCGTCGTCATGGACAAGGAAGGCCTGGTGGTTCCACGAAAGCCCCCCAATCCTTGCATCGCCTCGATGGAACGTCGTGACCTGCACCGTGAACTCGCGTTCCACCAGAAAAC AGGAAAAGCTGTGCTGAATCAGAAAAGTGAACTGCAACGAGCCTTGCAGAAACAGCGAGAAGTGCAGAGCAGGAAAGAAGTTGAAAAGGAACGTTTGTCTACGCGTTCAGCTCTGGAAATCACGCTGGAAAAGCGTGCTCAACGTCTTGAAGAG cTGGAGCGCGGTTTCACCACGAACGAGTCTAAGCAGCAGCCAATGTCACCAGAATCCAACAACGAGTTTCTGCGGATGCACGCCAAACTGCGGGGACGGGTAGAACGTACCGCAGCCATGCCTTGA
- the LOC124195915 gene encoding actin-associated protein FAM107A-like isoform X1: MWNQQQQPRKQEKDKRRSSIWQIVAFFECRKDDKKSGRMIPEPDYNEDDRPNYRRIYNNFNNNNINENMKERLGGGGVVMDKEGLVVPRKPPNPCIASMERRDLHRELAFHQKTGKAVLNQKSELQRALQKQREVQSRKEVEKERLSTRSALEITLEKRAQRLEELERGFTTNESKQQPMSPESNNEFLRMHAKLRGRVERTAAMP; this comes from the exons ATGTggaatcagcagcagcagccacgcAAGCAGGAAAAGGACAAACGCCGAAGTTCCATTTGGCAAATTGTGGCTTTTTTCGAGTGTCGAAAAGATG ATAAAAAAAGCGGCCGAATGATTCCCGAACCGGACTACAATGAGGACGACAGACCAAACTACCGACGAATTTacaacaatttcaacaacaacaacatcaacgaGAATATGAAGGAACGCTTGGGCGGCGGAGGCGTCGTCATGGACAAGGAAGGCCTGGTGGTTCCACGAAAGCCCCCCAATCCTTGCATCGCCTCGATGGAACGTCGTGACCTGCACCGTGAACTCGCGTTCCACCAGAAAAC AGGAAAAGCTGTGCTGAATCAGAAAAGTGAACTGCAACGAGCCTTGCAGAAACAGCGAGAAGTGCAGAGCAGGAAAGAAGTTGAAAAGGAACGTTTGTCTACGCGTTCAGCTCTGGAAATCACGCTGGAAAAGCGTGCTCAACGTCTTGAAGAG cTGGAGCGCGGTTTCACCACGAACGAGTCTAAGCAGCAGCCAATGTCACCAGAATCCAACAACGAGTTTCTGCGGATGCACGCCAAACTGCGGGGACGGGTAGAACGTACCGCAGCCATGCCTTGA
- the LOC124195915 gene encoding actin-associated protein FAM107A-like isoform X2 yields the protein MCTMENRDKKSGRMIPEPDYNEDDRPNYRRIYNNFNNNNINENMKERLGGGGVVMDKEGLVVPRKPPNPCIASMERRDLHRELAFHQKTGKAVLNQKSELQRALQKQREVQSRKEVEKERLSTRSALEITLEKRAQRLEELERGFTTNESKQQPMSPESNNEFLRMHAKLRGRVERTAAMP from the exons ATAAAAAAAGCGGCCGAATGATTCCCGAACCGGACTACAATGAGGACGACAGACCAAACTACCGACGAATTTacaacaatttcaacaacaacaacatcaacgaGAATATGAAGGAACGCTTGGGCGGCGGAGGCGTCGTCATGGACAAGGAAGGCCTGGTGGTTCCACGAAAGCCCCCCAATCCTTGCATCGCCTCGATGGAACGTCGTGACCTGCACCGTGAACTCGCGTTCCACCAGAAAAC AGGAAAAGCTGTGCTGAATCAGAAAAGTGAACTGCAACGAGCCTTGCAGAAACAGCGAGAAGTGCAGAGCAGGAAAGAAGTTGAAAAGGAACGTTTGTCTACGCGTTCAGCTCTGGAAATCACGCTGGAAAAGCGTGCTCAACGTCTTGAAGAG cTGGAGCGCGGTTTCACCACGAACGAGTCTAAGCAGCAGCCAATGTCACCAGAATCCAACAACGAGTTTCTGCGGATGCACGCCAAACTGCGGGGACGGGTAGAACGTACCGCAGCCATGCCTTGA